In the genome of Desulfofarcimen acetoxidans DSM 771, one region contains:
- a CDS encoding phage tail protein, producing MEDIYIGTIVLFPYNFTPAGWQLCGGQFCSIKQYEELFRLIGTSYGGDGINNFALPNLAGTEPWPFVKYYIATAGTLPPQR from the coding sequence ATGGAGGATATATACATCGGTACCATTGTGCTTTTTCCTTATAATTTCACGCCGGCGGGCTGGCAGTTGTGCGGCGGGCAGTTCTGTTCAATAAAGCAATATGAAGAGTTGTTTAGGCTTATCGGTACATCCTACGGCGGCGACGGCATAAATAATTTTGCCCTGCCTAATCTGGCCGGGACGGAGCCTTGGCCCTTTGTGAAATATTATATTGCAACAGCAGGAACTCTGCCGCCCCAAAGATGA
- a CDS encoding phage tail protein: MYDPFLGQIQLFAFGFAPKGWIICKGATLYVREHRALFELLGNRFGGDGVNTFCLPNLTYAQPTGKPDQMCYYMAIMGVYPHEN, translated from the coding sequence ATGTATGACCCCTTTTTAGGGCAGATACAGCTTTTTGCCTTCGGCTTCGCTCCCAAAGGCTGGATAATATGCAAGGGAGCAACATTATATGTCAGGGAACATCGGGCATTATTCGAACTGCTGGGGAACAGATTCGGCGGAGATGGGGTAAATACCTTTTGCCTGCCAAATCTGACCTATGCACAGCCCACGGGTAAGCCGGACCAGATGTGTTATTACATGGCGATCATGGGGGTTTATCCCCATGAAAATTGA
- a CDS encoding cadherin-like beta sandwich domain-containing protein, with amino-acid sequence MPRKLRNLISVFLCMVMLFCLADIVHAAGELPGWTLVKSGGADHLNAAFGPLGSIIAVPGDNPVMAVCGDFLYAAWIEGTGAGSELHIKKYNGDYWIPAGNTAGSSRLDEGISYAENPAIAELNGNIYMAWKEKRMGSYDTRIRVKKYDGSSWQYVETYNAEFQEYKDGESLNYRDAMSARGVKLMADNGVLYAAWTEYMGEGIYRVRAAQYNETADEWSTIDGEQAGGLNYNPQKDSNNLSLAMHNGKLYLAWEERDGRIHVRRHDGNGNWTFIDGGGESGVCYNPDSYERSMPVLADYKGELYLAWVETSYYSDYWELYTPSIRLAKYRGTGGTWNIIDSSSDAGFNYNPEMSAYNPALLVHNDKLFLSWSEFAEFEGYNYFNQIRVMSYDGMNKIFIDGNSSTGINKEIMQHAQNSAITVYKNDLYVLWKESSRLVGSQGYDWQMRAKKLPFPSAVITPGQPLTEADLNGNSIDVELSWLSFSNGVPDKNNFTLNNAPPGLTIQNVQYLSPVACKINLTFDGTDFDRNMELGLTIAPAELSLDTPLTSVNMPLTSKNTLEITANNDEESLTITDSDDIWEEQEDQKVITVTLNGGTFAPVINAANWTVSNLPQGVSKGSVTRTDANTVEITLSGNSQIDYTSDITNVTVTCTVDEYNDSTGGGTLSAASGVTLRATYHVIYYGNNHTEGSVPTDNSVYKPEEDLEIKKNTGALARQGYFFTGWNTKNDGTGDSYEAGQAITMPAKNLELYAVWQQLIWSGDGSSNNPFRVETAGHLKDVRNKTGTGVYFLQTGNINLSGELWVPIPAFSGRYDGNGYTIQGLFATLPAVNNVGLFASITGGTVDNLHIEEGKVTGNYYVGLLAGRIEEGGKVTGSSVSGNVTGHEMVGGLVGYIVENGNNKVQKSFAAGTVTASGNYAGGLAGNNRGQVEECFSTGNVNAGNGLYIGGLAGDNWNGQIKNSYATGNVNGKSDVGGLVGWNGYASGTIENSYSTGKVSGTNSTGGLVGYNNSGTVSKSYYDREKSERDDDSGKGLPLDTPAMKHQSTFTDWSFTTIWKIGENISCPTLRWQPWQPDERITADHTGLAWADIAGENSGPDSISTNLVLPLSGTNETIINWSCNPAGYISMADGSLTRPTGGNKEVTLKAMVSYPGGMSQIKEFNLTILRASIRIAGITPVDSVSVAYGTDETEAIAALANTTTITDSEGNSHTVNLNWSITGYSGTASGNYTAAGTFALPPGVEQTDPETPLEVTATVTVQVQHINPGINPAAASFDLAAPAGISVSITWGSTAVSVAKVSYESNPLVLDMDYTIDGDTLTVKQSYLESLSLEEGTIIELDITFNDNSLLTLAINTVNSYIPSDNANLSGLTLSAGTLVPEFDPDVTIYTVNVGSGVSSIDVINVLEDSHATMTVNGDSVTSGSTVSIDLNIGNNTVAIIVTAESEATKTYTVNINRATPSGTITGMVKDSGGNPILGAEVNLTVSTGIYSAITDTSGIYSITDVPAGTGYTVTAGKPGYASTSVTGLEVTADAITPEVDITLNYDPEASLATYKGAQVRQNGDVYDIRFVAVIDTLNAKEVGFVFSKTETVPTRENASVKATSIVYTEITASGSPVTAEGLRGRYIIACTVTGIPVEDINVELYVRAFSTVGTLTKYTPVTTVTVADLLD; translated from the coding sequence TTGCCAAGAAAGTTACGGAATCTCATCTCGGTATTCCTGTGCATGGTTATGCTTTTTTGCCTTGCCGATATAGTTCATGCCGCAGGTGAGTTACCGGGATGGACTCTTGTGAAAAGCGGCGGGGCAGATCACCTGAATGCAGCTTTTGGGCCTTTGGGATCAATTATTGCAGTTCCGGGAGATAACCCTGTTATGGCTGTCTGCGGGGATTTCCTGTATGCGGCGTGGATTGAGGGGACCGGAGCGGGTAGTGAGCTCCACATTAAAAAGTATAACGGGGATTACTGGATACCTGCGGGAAATACGGCAGGCAGCTCCAGACTGGATGAGGGTATCAGCTATGCTGAGAATCCGGCAATTGCAGAGCTGAACGGCAATATCTATATGGCCTGGAAGGAAAAGAGAATGGGTTCTTACGATACCCGGATTAGGGTAAAAAAGTATGACGGCAGCTCCTGGCAGTATGTAGAAACCTATAATGCGGAATTCCAGGAATACAAGGATGGTGAAAGCCTGAATTACCGGGACGCTATGTCCGCCCGAGGTGTAAAGCTGATGGCGGATAACGGTGTACTGTATGCAGCCTGGACAGAATATATGGGAGAGGGCATCTATCGGGTGCGGGCTGCTCAATATAACGAAACTGCCGATGAATGGAGCACCATAGACGGAGAACAGGCAGGCGGATTGAACTATAATCCGCAAAAGGACAGCAACAATCTGAGCCTTGCAATGCATAACGGGAAATTATATCTTGCCTGGGAAGAAAGAGACGGCCGTATACATGTAAGAAGGCATGACGGTAATGGAAACTGGACCTTTATCGACGGAGGCGGGGAAAGCGGAGTATGTTATAATCCCGACAGCTACGAACGCAGTATGCCTGTATTAGCGGATTACAAAGGGGAGTTGTATTTGGCCTGGGTGGAGACTAGCTATTACTCCGATTATTGGGAACTTTACACTCCTTCAATAAGGCTGGCAAAATACAGGGGCACCGGCGGGACATGGAACATTATAGATTCGTCTTCGGATGCCGGGTTTAACTATAATCCCGAAATGAGTGCGTATAACCCTGCCCTGCTGGTGCATAACGATAAGCTGTTCCTGTCCTGGAGCGAGTTTGCGGAGTTTGAAGGATACAATTATTTTAATCAGATCCGGGTGATGAGCTATGACGGGATGAATAAAATTTTCATCGACGGAAACAGTTCCACCGGAATTAATAAAGAAATCATGCAGCATGCACAGAATTCGGCAATAACCGTATATAAAAATGATCTTTACGTACTGTGGAAGGAATCCAGCCGGCTTGTTGGCAGTCAGGGATATGACTGGCAGATGAGAGCAAAGAAGCTGCCCTTTCCCTCTGCCGTGATAACGCCGGGGCAGCCTTTGACCGAGGCTGATCTGAATGGGAACAGTATTGATGTCGAATTATCCTGGCTCAGTTTTTCGAATGGCGTTCCGGATAAAAATAATTTTACCCTCAACAACGCGCCCCCCGGCTTAACCATCCAAAATGTGCAGTACTTAAGTCCTGTTGCCTGTAAAATTAATCTGACCTTTGACGGCACCGACTTTGACAGGAATATGGAGCTTGGGCTGACCATAGCTCCGGCGGAGCTTTCTCTGGATACCCCCCTGACCTCCGTCAATATGCCTTTAACTTCCAAAAATACATTGGAGATAACCGCTAATAATGATGAAGAGTCCTTAACGATCACGGATAGCGATGATATATGGGAGGAACAGGAAGATCAAAAGGTGATTACCGTAACATTGAACGGAGGAACCTTTGCACCTGTCATTAACGCGGCAAACTGGACCGTATCCAATCTGCCCCAGGGTGTGAGTAAGGGAAGCGTTACCCGTACTGATGCCAATACGGTGGAAATCACACTGTCCGGCAATTCACAAATTGATTATACATCGGATATAACAAATGTAACCGTTACCTGTACGGTTGACGAATACAATGATTCGACGGGCGGAGGGACTCTTTCGGCAGCATCTGGCGTAACGCTTCGGGCAACCTATCATGTGATCTATTACGGCAACAACCATACCGAGGGAAGCGTACCCACGGATAACAGCGTCTATAAGCCCGAAGAAGATCTGGAAATTAAGAAAAACACAGGCGCTTTAGCCAGGCAGGGGTATTTTTTCACCGGCTGGAATACGAAGAACGATGGAACCGGAGACAGCTATGAGGCAGGGCAAGCCATAACTATGCCCGCGAAGAACCTGGAACTGTATGCCGTATGGCAGCAGTTGATCTGGTCCGGGGACGGCAGCAGTAACAATCCCTTCCGGGTAGAAACAGCCGGACATTTGAAGGATGTCCGCAATAAAACAGGTACGGGAGTATATTTTCTTCAGACCGGGAATATCAACCTGTCGGGAGAACTCTGGGTACCCATACCCGCTTTCAGCGGCCGGTACGACGGCAATGGATATACCATACAAGGACTTTTTGCAACCCTGCCCGCGGTTAATAATGTGGGACTCTTCGCCTCCATCACCGGGGGAACGGTGGATAATCTGCATATAGAGGAAGGGAAGGTAACCGGAAATTATTATGTAGGACTTCTGGCCGGGCGTATCGAAGAGGGCGGAAAGGTAACAGGCAGCTCCGTATCGGGTAATGTAACAGGGCACGAGATGGTGGGAGGTCTTGTTGGCTATATAGTGGAAAACGGTAATAATAAGGTGCAAAAATCCTTTGCTGCAGGTACAGTGACCGCATCCGGCAACTATGCGGGAGGATTGGCAGGCAATAACCGGGGCCAAGTTGAGGAGTGCTTCAGTACAGGTAATGTCAATGCCGGTAACGGCCTTTATATCGGAGGACTGGCAGGGGATAACTGGAATGGACAGATAAAAAACAGCTATGCGACAGGAAATGTGAACGGCAAAAGTGATGTAGGCGGTCTGGTGGGGTGGAACGGATACGCAAGCGGTACCATCGAAAACAGTTATTCCACCGGCAAGGTCAGCGGAACCAACTCCACAGGCGGCCTGGTCGGATATAACAATTCAGGGACCGTATCAAAGAGCTATTACGACAGGGAGAAGTCAGAGCGGGATGACGACAGCGGCAAGGGCTTACCCCTGGATACCCCGGCCATGAAGCATCAGAGCACTTTCACAGATTGGAGCTTTACAACCATATGGAAAATAGGAGAAAATATCTCCTGCCCCACCCTGCGCTGGCAGCCCTGGCAGCCGGATGAGCGGATTACCGCAGACCATACCGGCCTGGCTTGGGCTGATATAGCCGGTGAAAACAGCGGGCCGGACAGTATAAGTACCAACCTTGTACTCCCCCTGTCGGGGACAAATGAAACAATCATTAACTGGAGCTGCAACCCGGCGGGTTATATCAGCATGGCAGACGGGAGTCTTACAAGGCCGACGGGTGGGAATAAGGAAGTCACTTTAAAAGCAATGGTAAGCTATCCCGGAGGCATGTCACAAATAAAGGAATTTAATCTTACCATCCTCAGGGCAAGCATCAGGATAGCCGGTATCACACCGGTGGACAGCGTATCGGTGGCCTACGGCACAGATGAGACGGAGGCGATTGCGGCCCTGGCCAATACCACGACCATAACCGACAGTGAAGGCAATAGCCATACCGTCAATCTGAACTGGAGCATAACCGGTTACAGTGGAACCGCCTCCGGAAATTACACGGCTGCCGGGACCTTTGCCTTACCTCCGGGAGTGGAACAAACAGACCCGGAAACTCCTCTTGAAGTAACGGCAACCGTTACGGTGCAGGTTCAGCATATCAATCCGGGAATTAATCCTGCCGCAGCCAGCTTTGATCTGGCGGCCCCCGCCGGCATCTCTGTTTCCATCACCTGGGGAAGCACGGCGGTAAGCGTAGCAAAGGTGAGCTATGAGAGCAATCCTTTGGTATTGGATATGGATTATACAATAGACGGGGATACCCTGACCGTCAAACAGAGCTACCTGGAGAGCCTGAGCCTGGAGGAAGGGACCATAATAGAATTAGATATTACATTCAATGACAACAGCCTGCTGACGCTGGCAATCAATACGGTAAACAGCTATATCCCTTCCGATAATGCAAACCTGAGCGGCTTGACCTTAAGCGCAGGGACATTGGTTCCGGAATTTGATCCGGATGTAACCATCTACACCGTGAATGTTGGCAGCGGTGTGAGCAGCATTGATGTAATAAATGTCTTAGAGGACAGCCATGCGACAATGACAGTCAACGGAGATTCCGTAACCAGCGGAAGCACCGTATCCATTGATTTGAACATAGGAAACAATACGGTCGCCATTATCGTAACCGCCGAAAGCGAAGCCACAAAAACCTATACGGTTAATATAAACCGTGCGACTCCATCAGGCACCATCACCGGCATGGTCAAGGACAGCGGTGGCAACCCGATTTTAGGAGCGGAAGTGAACCTGACAGTGAGCACCGGCATCTATTCGGCGATAACAGATACAAGCGGAATCTACAGTATCACCGACGTGCCTGCCGGGACAGGCTATACCGTGACAGCCGGCAAACCTGGCTATGCCAGCACAAGCGTGACAGGTTTGGAAGTGACAGCAGATGCAATCACTCCGGAAGTGGATATCACCCTGAACTATGACCCGGAAGCTTCCCTGGCAACATACAAGGGTGCGCAAGTGAGACAGAACGGGGACGTCTATGATATTCGCTTTGTTGCCGTCATTGATACCCTGAATGCGAAGGAAGTCGGTTTTGTTTTCTCAAAAACCGAAACCGTACCGACCAGAGAGAATGCTTCCGTGAAAGCAACATCAATAGTATATACGGAAATAACAGCGTCAGGTTCACCCGTAACGGCAGAAGGACTGAGAGGAAGGTATATCATTGCGTGTACCGTTACCGGAATTCCGGTAGAGGATATCAACGTCGAACTTTATGTGAGAGCTTTTTCAACGGTAGGAACACTAACCAAATATACGCCGGTGACGACAGTCACTGTCGCGGATTTACTTGATTAG
- a CDS encoding AraC family transcriptional regulator, whose translation MYPEIIEFSEEIPAKVSVQRIDEYPYHWHNAVEIILVLDGRAEVTLCGETHLLKKGGVAVVNVNEPHRIKKSGGENRLLLLQIDPAFCRSVDPEFDDVIFFCCSTYHEAEVPEKYRRMKESITHLALLLDEDGSPVQEADVRAGLNELLNHMIQGFDYLHYGAGTQPIPEKLVQRYRMIYEYLRQTPGAKNPLSELAKAAGVSPQHLSGDISEKFGLTLRELIYSGNCMEAVRLLLSTDKMIYEISPASGFSDPKYLIKAFKQFYGCTPSEFRKRHKVGPEGLAAQTRYEDFPPSFIKKYINIFQDLKSVNAKDKKSIYNR comes from the coding sequence ATGTACCCGGAAATAATTGAATTTTCAGAGGAAATACCGGCCAAAGTCTCGGTGCAGAGGATCGACGAATACCCCTACCACTGGCACAATGCCGTGGAGATCATTCTGGTGCTGGACGGCCGGGCCGAGGTAACACTGTGCGGTGAAACCCATCTGCTGAAAAAGGGCGGCGTTGCCGTCGTCAATGTGAATGAGCCGCACCGCATCAAAAAAAGCGGCGGGGAAAACCGGCTGCTGCTTTTGCAGATAGACCCCGCCTTTTGCAGGAGCGTTGATCCGGAGTTCGACGATGTAATCTTTTTTTGCTGTTCCACTTATCACGAGGCCGAGGTACCGGAAAAATACCGCCGCATGAAGGAGAGCATCACCCATCTGGCGCTTCTCCTTGACGAGGATGGCAGCCCGGTCCAGGAGGCTGATGTCAGAGCCGGACTGAATGAACTGCTCAACCATATGATTCAAGGCTTCGACTACTTACACTACGGTGCCGGAACCCAACCCATCCCTGAAAAGCTGGTACAACGGTACAGAATGATTTATGAGTACCTTCGCCAAACGCCGGGAGCCAAAAACCCTCTTTCGGAGCTGGCAAAGGCCGCGGGTGTCTCTCCCCAGCATCTGTCCGGTGACATCAGTGAAAAATTCGGCCTTACCCTGCGGGAGCTGATATACAGCGGCAACTGTATGGAAGCAGTCCGGCTGCTTTTAAGCACGGATAAAATGATTTACGAAATTTCACCGGCCAGCGGTTTCTCCGACCCCAAGTACCTTATCAAGGCTTTCAAACAGTTTTACGGCTGCACCCCCTCCGAATTCCGCAAACGTCACAAAGTCGGGCCGGAAGGACTGGCGGCGCAAACACGGTATGAGGACTTTCCCCCGTCCTTCATAAAGAAATATATAAATATTTTTCAGGACCTGAAAAGTGTCAATGCGAAGGATAAAAAATCCATTTACAATAGATAA
- a CDS encoding DUF456 domain-containing protein, whose translation MSTTGLILASLFFLFGLTGTFIPALPGAPLIFLGMLIYGYFDGFVHLNWTFYLLQGLAVIIVFLLDYLAGVWGVKRYGGSKIAVWGSIIGSIIGLIFLGPLGIILGPFLGAIAGEILMKKSAEQALRSGWGTVIGFLGGLMMKLTVEIAMIIWFFMVVL comes from the coding sequence TTGTCTACAACAGGCCTTATACTAGCATCATTATTTTTTTTATTTGGTCTTACCGGCACCTTTATCCCGGCACTGCCGGGCGCTCCTCTTATTTTTCTGGGTATGCTTATTTATGGCTATTTTGATGGCTTCGTTCATTTGAATTGGACTTTCTACCTGCTGCAAGGCCTGGCTGTAATTATTGTTTTTCTTCTGGACTACTTGGCCGGTGTTTGGGGAGTTAAACGCTACGGTGGTTCAAAGATAGCGGTATGGGGAAGTATTATCGGTTCTATCATAGGCTTAATATTCCTTGGACCTTTAGGTATTATTTTAGGTCCCTTCCTTGGAGCGATCGCCGGCGAAATTTTAATGAAAAAATCTGCCGAACAGGCGCTTCGCAGCGGCTGGGGTACTGTAATCGGATTTTTAGGCGGGCTAATGATGAAACTGACGGTAGAAATTGCCATGATTATATGGTTTTTTATGGTTGTATTATAG
- a CDS encoding cadherin-like beta sandwich domain-containing protein: MSNVALNKSAIASSFLAPYKPDRAVDGSRELVRRWAGYVPGWLCVDLGVPHWVDQWVVKHMGSAGWPVQSYNMRDYKLQAEIDRDGEPEWIDLDAVTGNTEGLTRRRIPVCKHRYFRIYVAKGLNANHSLASAAEIELHEPATVPYLSALSMKGDNGQLIALEPSFSGRRFEYGALAAIKVEKVIVMPTAMSAGTLIEVNGKPVNSGGASEGISIGTGSNFIEIQTASPDGIMSETYKIDVRKEIERAYLSQLKLTNQTGQPVQLNPPFTRENFTYAARVGVPVAAINVIPTEDKEHSTIKVNDIVVEKGGSAIINLSPGPNVINTEVTLEVGTAKGTYTVTVTRGSGLRGDKHGE; the protein is encoded by the coding sequence ATGAGTAATGTTGCCTTAAATAAAAGCGCAATAGCAAGCAGCTTTCTGGCTCCCTATAAGCCGGACAGGGCGGTGGACGGCAGCCGGGAGTTGGTGAGAAGATGGGCCGGTTATGTGCCGGGCTGGCTCTGCGTGGATCTGGGAGTACCTCATTGGGTGGACCAATGGGTGGTAAAGCATATGGGAAGCGCCGGATGGCCTGTACAGAGTTATAATATGAGAGATTATAAACTGCAGGCAGAAATTGACCGGGACGGTGAACCTGAATGGATTGATTTAGATGCGGTAACAGGCAATACGGAAGGTTTAACAAGGCGGAGGATACCGGTTTGCAAGCATAGATATTTCAGGATTTATGTTGCAAAGGGATTGAATGCCAATCATTCCCTGGCTTCTGCCGCAGAGATTGAACTCCATGAGCCGGCAACGGTTCCTTACCTGTCGGCCCTGTCCATGAAAGGGGATAACGGGCAGTTAATAGCGCTTGAACCGTCATTTTCCGGCAGGAGATTTGAATATGGGGCACTGGCGGCAATCAAAGTAGAGAAGGTCATTGTCATGCCGACGGCAATGAGTGCCGGTACATTGATAGAGGTAAACGGTAAACCGGTGAATAGCGGAGGCGCGTCGGAAGGAATCAGCATAGGCACCGGAAGTAATTTTATTGAAATACAAACGGCCTCACCCGACGGCATCATGAGTGAAACTTATAAAATTGATGTAAGGAAAGAAATAGAGAGGGCATACCTTTCCCAACTTAAGCTGACGAATCAGACCGGGCAGCCGGTGCAGCTGAATCCTCCCTTTACCAGGGAGAACTTTACTTATGCTGCAAGAGTGGGCGTTCCCGTTGCGGCGATAAATGTCATTCCTACGGAGGATAAAGAACATTCTACAATAAAAGTCAACGATATCGTCGTGGAAAAAGGCGGCTCGGCAATCATTAATCTGAGTCCCGGACCCAATGTGATAAATACGGAAGTAACGCTGGAAGTCGGTACGGCAAAGGGTACCTATACCGTCACGGTCACAAGGGGAAGCGGTCTAAGGGGTGACAAACATGGGGAATGA
- a CDS encoding tail fiber protein, with the protein MRKTYTTLSEQEIVRIYEMRRDIEVFFKCTKSFLRLQKNSNPKEGVLMVPYIGQIQAFPYTFAPHNWVLCDGRLLQVNENLALFSLLGTTFGGDGRTTFGLPNLTGAEPDANMRYYIALDGSYPQRS; encoded by the coding sequence TTGAGAAAGACTTACACTACTCTTTCCGAGCAAGAAATCGTACGTATCTACGAAATGCGCCGGGATATCGAGGTCTTTTTTAAATGTACCAAGAGCTTCTTACGGCTTCAAAAAAATTCCAATCCGAAAGAAGGTGTTCTAATGGTGCCTTATATAGGGCAGATACAGGCATTTCCTTATACCTTTGCACCCCATAACTGGGTGCTGTGCGACGGAAGATTATTACAGGTTAATGAGAATTTGGCTCTTTTTTCACTGCTCGGCACGACCTTCGGCGGTGATGGGCGTACCACTTTTGGGCTGCCCAATCTTACAGGAGCGGAACCGGATGCCAATATGCGTTATTATATAGCACTGGACGGTTCCTATCCACAGAGAAGTTAA